From the genome of Eublepharis macularius isolate TG4126 chromosome 12, MPM_Emac_v1.0, whole genome shotgun sequence, one region includes:
- the LOC129339532 gene encoding immunoglobulin superfamily member 1-like, with protein sequence MTALPKPSIFWHRAPDAEGKHHFRCTSPEEYAGGWFSLYQGGIQEPVAEKKASPTQSEVTFIVHSSGSSEQFRCSYQVWDAGKTLHSPHSNPVNVTEDHYPKPFIAVSPGTEVSLGQDWTIRCWAPLPGVAFVLYQGRDFRMEVIPRGDSYIAEFFLKDVTVADTGRYTCYYHSITEPFIWSNASNPVQLTVTDAAEVPIYQEVLVDSAGRYRVNCSAPSMSEGWFYLYQNGKLFAQTRAWQDGRTTSFNLTEEALSTTTGELSCLYGLNWLNDTDAWTQDSRSRSTDFSKANMLRLGLGAGILLVALLFVADAYWNERQQRGCVPSEEILAQEDPSGLIEALLCKTSCPGTCV encoded by the exons ATGACGG CCCTTCCAAAACCATCCATCTTCTGGCACCGGGCTCCAGACGCTGAAGGAAAACACCACTTTCGATGTACATCTCCTGAGGAATATGCAGGCGGCTGGTTCTCTCTATaccagggaggcatccaagaacCTGTAGCTGAAAAGAAAGCCTCACCCACACAGTCTGAAGTGACCTTCATAGTCCACAGCTCTGGCTCCAGTGAGCAATTCCGCTGCAGCTATCAGGTCTGGGATGCTGGGAAGACACTTCATTCCccacacagcaaccctgtaaaTGTCACTGAAG ATCATTACCCCAAGCCATTCATTGCCGTGAGTCCTGGTACTGAGGTCTCTTTGGGGCAGGACTGGACGATCCGCTGCTGGGCTCCATTACCTGGAGTGGCCTTTGTCCTCTATCAAGGCAGGGACTTCAGGATGGAGGTCATCCCCCGGGGAGACTCTTACATTGCTGAATTCTTCTTGAAGGATGTCACTGTGGCTGATACGGGCAGATACACCTGCTATTATCACAGCATCACAGAACCTTTCAtctggtccaatgccagcaaccCAGTACAACTAACAGTAACAG ATGCAGCTGAAGTTCCTATTTACCAGGAGGTATTGGTGGACTCCGCAGGGAGATATCGCGTGAATTGCTCAGCACCTTCCATGAGTGAAGGCTGGTTCTATCTTTACCAGAATGGGAAGCTGTTTGCTCAGACCAGAGCTTGGCAAGATGGCAGGACCACGAGCTTCAACCTCACTGAAGAGGCCCTCAGTACTACCACAGGAGAGCTGAGTTGCCTGTATGGGTTAAATTGGCTCAATGACACTGATGCGTGGACACAAG ACTCTCGTTCCCGGAGCACTGATTTCAGCAAGGCCAACATGTTGCGACTTGGACTTGGGGCTGGCATCCTTCTAGTGGCTCTGCTTTTCGTAGCTGATGCATATTGGAATGAGAGACAGCAAAGGGGCTGCGTGCCAAGCGAGGAGATCCTGGCCCAGGAAGATCCCAGTGGACTGATAGAGGCTCTGCTTTGCAAAACCTCCTGCCCTGGTACCTGTGTTTGA